ATGATCGTGGGGAACGCGCCGATCTTGGGGATCACCATGTTGGGAATCGACGGGTCGATGGAGCCAAAGGAGACGCCCTTGGTCGCATAGGTGACCAGGCCGAAGATGATGAGCATGTTGGCCATGGTGGCGATGAACGGGTGCATCTTGAAGCGCGCCGAGAAGAACCCGGCTATGGACGTGAAGATCGTGCAGAACACGATGCACAGAACGAGCGCGAGAAGCACCCTGCCGATGACCGGGATGCCCGTGAGGTCGAACACGTGACCGAACACCGAACCGGTGTTGACACCCTGGTGCATCACGATGGTCGCTGTGGTCATGCCCATGCCCACCATGCGGCCGATCGAGAGGTCCGTGCCCGCGAGCAGGATGAGGCCGGACACGCCGAGCGCCAGGAACATGCGCGGGGAGGCCTGCTGGAAGATGTTGAGGATGTTCTGGGTCGTCAGGAGCTGGGTGCCCTTGACGTAGGGCGTGATGATGGACAGCACGATGAAGACCAGCACGATGGCGATGTAGAGGCCGTTCTTCAGGAGGAAGGAGCGACGGTTGAACGTGAAGCGGTAGTTCTCCCACTTCTGGGCCCAGGACTCCGCGACCGTGAACTTAGACATGCGGAGAAGGTCAATCAGGTGGTACTGGTAGCTAAACGCCGTGTGCGAGCGCTCCTTGATGGCCTGCAGCGCGCGCTCGTTCTCGAGCTTGGCGTCGTAGCAGCGGTTCTTGTAGACGTACTTCTCCTCCTTGGTCTCCTGGGAGTCGGAGGTGGCCGCCATGTTCTGCTTGTGCTCGACGGCAAGCTCGGCGAGCTTGCTCTGGTAGTCCTTCTTTGCCTGCCCCTTCTGGGCCGCGCAGCTGGCGGCGACCGCATCGTAGTAGTCGCTCTTGAAGTGCTCCTTCAGGTAGGAGGTGCCCTCGGCGATCAGGCGGTCCACCTCCGGCTTGTTCTGCGCCTCGACGGCCTTGGCCGCCTTGAGCTCGTCCTCGAAGGCGGCTATCTCGTTCGCGCGCTCCCCCTTGGTGAGGGTGCGGTCGCGCTTGGTCGTGTCGATGCCGCTCTGCAGCGCGATGACCTTGTTGGAGCCGTCGACGCGCAGGGCGTCGATCTTCTTCTGGATAGCGCCGACGTGCTCGTCGATCGGACGCAGGAGCTCGGCCTCCTGGTCCTCCGTGAGAATCCTCGTGTCTTGCTTTGACATGCTCATCAGTCCCCTCGTTACAGATACTTCGCGCTGAGGCGCAGGAGCTCTTCCTGGTTCGTTTCCTTGGTGTTGACGATGCCCGAAAGGCGCCCGTTGGACATGACGCCGATGCGGTTGGTGATACCGAGGATCTCGGGCATCTCAGAGGAGACGACGACGATCGTCTTGCCCTCCTTCGCCATCCTGACGATGAGCTCGTAGATCTCGTACTTGGCGCCGACGTCGATGCCACGCGTCGGCTCGTCCATCATGAAGATGCGCGGCGCGCGCTCCATCCACTTGCCGAAGATGACCTTCTGCTGGTTGCCGCCCGACAGGCTCGAGATCAGGTCATCGGGGCCGATGCACTTCGTGGCCATGGTCTTGATCTCGTCGTTGGTGGCCTTGGTCATCTTGGGGTTGGAGAGCGCGGGGCCGCTCTTGTAGCTCTCGAGGTTCGCGATCGTGGTGTTGAAGGTCAGGTTGCCCTTGAGGAACAGCCCGTCCTGCTTGCGCTCCTCGGTGATCATGGCGAAGCCGTGCTCCATGGCGTCGCGCGCGCTGTTGAAGTTCATAATCTTGTCGTTGTAGTAGACGCGCCCGGCCGCGCGCGTGCGCACGCCGAAGATCGTCTCCAGAAGCTCCGTACGCCCGGCACCCACCAGCCCGTACAGGCCGAAGATCTCTCCGCGGCGCACGTCGAACGAGATGTCGGAGAGGTGCGGCTCGAACTTCGTCGAGAGGTGCTGGACGGAAAGGATCACGTCGCTCGGCTCGTTGTCCACGTCCGGGAAGCGATTCTCGAGCGAGCGGCCCACCATGGCGGCGATGAGCTCGTTCATGTTCGTCTCCGCGGTGGGCCTGGTCATGATCATGTTGCCGTCGCGCAGGACCGACACCTCGTCGCAGATCTCGAAGACCTCGTCCATCTTGTGCGAGATGTAGATGAGCGCGACGCCCTCGTCCTTGAGCCTGCGCATCATCTTGAACAGCTTCTCCACCTCCTGGACCGCGAGCGAGGAGGTGGGCTCGTCCAAGACGATGACCTTGGCGTTGTAGGAGATGGCGCGGGCGATCTCGCACATCTGGCGCTCGGAGACCGACATGTTGCGCATGGGTTGCGTGAGGTCGACCGTCATGCCGAGTCTGCGGAACAGCTCGCTGGCCTCCTTGCGCATGCGGCGCTCGTCGACGACGCCCGCCGCGTTGACCGGGTAGCGTCCCAAAAACAGGTTGTCCACCACGTTGCGCTCGAGGCACTGGTTCAGCTCCTGGTGCACCATGGCGATCCCGTTTTCCAGGGCTTCCTTAGGACCGGAGAAGCTCACCTCCTTCCCCTCGAGCAAGATGGTGCCCTCGTCCTTCTGGTAGGTGCCGAAGAGGCACTTCATCATGGTCGACTTGCCGGCGCCGTTCTCGCCCATAAGTCCCATGACGGTGCCGCGTCTCACCTCGAGGTCGACGTGGTCCAAGACCCGGTTCATGCCGAAGGACTTGCTCATGCCCTGCAGCGACAAGATGACGTCCTCTTGAGTGTCCGCCATGCTCTCACGCTCCCATCCGTGTCACGCCGTCGAGGTCCGAGAGACCAGGCACCCAGGCCACTTCGCCGCAGAAAGGCAAGAGGGAGGGACGTACCCTCCCTCTTGCCGTGTCACCTATCGCATGTCCGTCTTGCGCCCTAGCTCAGAAGCGAGGTGTACGAGGAGGCGTTGTCGGTCTTCACCATGTTGATGGCGAAGGCGTCGTACTCGCTGGGGTTGCCCAGGCGGTTGGTGATGTTGGCCTCGGTCTGGCCGTCGCCGGCGATGTAGTCGACGTTGAGGTTCAGCAGGTCGTCGTACTTCTCAAGCAGCGGCTGGTAGGTCGAGCCGAGGAAGTTGTCGGAGGAGTTGTAGATGTCGAGCCAGACCTTCTTCTCGGGCGAGGAGCTCGCGTCGAGCTGGTTGGAGACCTCTTTCCAGGTGACCGTGGAGTCCAAGTAGTCCTTGTAGTTCTCGGCCGTGACGGCAACGTTCAGGGAGTAGTACGAGCGCTCGTCCTCGACGTACTTGTAGGTGTCCTCGGAGAGCTTGTTGCCCGCGTCGTCGGCGATGGAGATGCCGGTGTTGATGTCCACGTTGTCGAGGGCGTTGCGCAGAAGACGCAACGTCAGGTAGGCCTGGACGTCGGCGTGCTGGGAGATGGTCCCGCCGTAGCCCTCGGCGATGGCGCTGACGGCGTCGGAGTTGGCGTCGTAGCCGAAGACGGGAACCTCGTTGTCCTTGCCCCACGCGTTGAACATGGACATGCCCATGCCGTCGTTGTTGGAGACGATGACGTCGATCTGGTCGCCGAAGGAGGAGGCCCAGGTGCTGATGGCGTTGCCGGCGGTGGCCGCGTCCCACGTGGCGCCCGCGGAATTCTTCATCTCCTGCGAGGCGAGCTCGCGCACGGTGAAGGTCTTGCCGTCAATCTCGAGGGTGGCGTCCTTGACCAGGCTCGAGGAGCCGTCGGAGTTGGTGCCCACGGCCTCGGAGTCGATGTCGTCGCCCTTCATGACGGCTGTGCCGAGCATCTTGCGGGTGCCGCGCGTGCGGGCGATGGAGTCGTTGTGGCCCACGTCGCCGATGGCGAGCACGTAGCCGATGACGCCGTCGCCGTTGCGGTCAATCTTGTCCGCGTTGGCCTTGATGTAGTCGAGGACCATCTGGCCGGCGAGCTCGGCGCCCTGGTTAGCGTCGAAGCCGACGTAGTAGGTCTTGTCGTTGAAGTTAAGGGCGTCCTTGTCGAGCTCGCCCGTCGAGCTGTTGGACGGCTGGCGGTTGAACCAGACGAGCGGCTTCTCGCTGTTGGCGACCGTGGCGTCGCTGGTGTCCGTGCTGGAGCCGGAGTCGGTGCTCGTGTCGCTCGAGCCGCCGCAGCCGGCAAGCGTGGCCGTGCCCGCAACGCCCATGACACCAAGGCCGCAGTACTGCAGGAACCTACGGCGAGACAAATCCATACTCATGCGCTTTTCCTTTCCTCTCGACGCGCAGATGCCCTTTTGGCCGCGCGCCTTTCCCAATGAGTACGTTAACATAGGGCTTGCGAAATGGTCCCGACACAATTAGTCCGCCCGCTGGGCGGTTGATTAATTATCCTGAGCGGTCGTGGGCCCCTCCCCAAGGAGGGAGAAGCGGTAGCATTTTGCGGCCGAGCGGAAGGGGAAGACGCATGGGACAAGAAGCGACGACCGAGACGGCGACCGATCGTCTGCGCCTCATCCTGGGCGACGAGGGCCTCGCGCGGCTCGCGCAGGCACGCGTCATGGTGGTGGGGCTCGGCGGCGTGGGGTCATCGTGTGCCGAGGCGCTCGCGCGCGGCGGGGTGGGTCGCCTCGTGCTCGTGGACCGAGACATGGTGACGCCAAGCAACGTGAACCGTCAGGCGCTTGCCTTCACGAGCACGCTCGGACGCGACAAGGCCGAGGTCATGCGCGAGATGGTCCTCGACATCAATCCCGCGGCCGAGGCCTGCGCGCGGCGCCTCTATCTCTCTTGCGAGGAGCTCGCAGAGGCCCTGGGGGCGCTCCCCCGCCCCGACTACGTCGTCGACGCGATCGACACCGTGACGCAGAAGGTCGCGCTCGCCTCCTGGTGCCAGGACGAGGGAATCGCCGAGCTCAGCGCCATGGGCGGGGCCAACAAGCTCGACCCGTGCCGGCTGCGCTTCGCGCGCATCGAGGACACCACCGACTGCCCGCTCGCACGCGTCATGCGCAAGAGGTGCCGTCGAAGCGGCGTGCACGACCTGCGGGTGCTCTTCTCGGACGAGGAGCCCCTGCGCATGGCGGCCATCTCCGAGGAGCAGTGGGCACGCTCGGGCGCGCTTCTGGGCACGATGTCCTACCTGCCCCCCATCATGGGGCAGATGATCGCAAGCCGCGTGATCCGCGACCTGTTGGGATGGGCGTAGGGGCGCCAGGCTGGGCGCGGGCCGGCTGGGGCTCAGCGAAGCCACCAGACGAGCAGGGCCGCGCCGGCCACCAGGCACCCGAGCGCCCAGACGGCCCCCAGAAGCGCGAGCGCCCCCGCTGCAAGATACGCAAGCACCGAGAAGGACATGCAGGTCAGACGGGGTCCCAGGGCAACGCGTCGCGGGTCGTCGAGGCCGCAGGCGAGCGTCACGACCGCGTGCAGGGCCAGGGTGAGGGCGAGCGCCGCCGGCAGCGAGGCGCCGACGAGCGCCGCAGCCGCACCCGTCACCACGAGGGAGGCGCCCACGCTCACGGCGAGGGCGGGCAGCACGTCCGAGGCGAGCAGGCCCAGGGCCGAGAGGGGCAGAAGGCCCCGCAGGAGACGGTTCGCGCAGTCGTCGCGAAAGACGGCCCCCAGCTCGGGCGGATGGGCGACCAGGCCCTGCCCGAGGCACAGGAGCCATCCGAGCAGGAGCCACGTCTGGGTCCCCTGCGCCATGAGGACGGCACCCACGGACAGAAGGGCGGCGAGCGACAGGAGGCCGCCGAGCGACGAGGGACGGCGCACGAGCGCTGCGAGGGCGCGAGACGTGCAGGCACGAGGCCCCGTGCCAAAGTGCCACGACGCGCGCGGCACCCGGCGGCACCTGCGGCGGACGTGCCAGCGCGCCTCCCCGTAGGCCCCCGCGTCCACGAGCGCCAGGTGCCTCAGCTCGTGCAGGGCCGCACCGGGTGCGCTGTCGTCAATCACGA
This is a stretch of genomic DNA from Thermophilibacter immobilis. It encodes these proteins:
- a CDS encoding sugar ABC transporter ATP-binding protein, yielding MADTQEDVILSLQGMSKSFGMNRVLDHVDLEVRRGTVMGLMGENGAGKSTMMKCLFGTYQKDEGTILLEGKEVSFSGPKEALENGIAMVHQELNQCLERNVVDNLFLGRYPVNAAGVVDERRMRKEASELFRRLGMTVDLTQPMRNMSVSERQMCEIARAISYNAKVIVLDEPTSSLAVQEVEKLFKMMRRLKDEGVALIYISHKMDEVFEICDEVSVLRDGNMIMTRPTAETNMNELIAAMVGRSLENRFPDVDNEPSDVILSVQHLSTKFEPHLSDISFDVRRGEIFGLYGLVGAGRTELLETIFGVRTRAAGRVYYNDKIMNFNSARDAMEHGFAMITEERKQDGLFLKGNLTFNTTIANLESYKSGPALSNPKMTKATNDEIKTMATKCIGPDDLISSLSGGNQQKVIFGKWMERAPRIFMMDEPTRGIDVGAKYEIYELIVRMAKEGKTIVVVSSEMPEILGITNRIGVMSNGRLSGIVNTKETNQEELLRLSAKYL
- a CDS encoding tRNA threonylcarbamoyladenosine dehydratase, coding for MGQEATTETATDRLRLILGDEGLARLAQARVMVVGLGGVGSSCAEALARGGVGRLVLVDRDMVTPSNVNRQALAFTSTLGRDKAEVMREMVLDINPAAEACARRLYLSCEELAEALGALPRPDYVVDAIDTVTQKVALASWCQDEGIAELSAMGGANKLDPCRLRFARIEDTTDCPLARVMRKRCRRSGVHDLRVLFSDEEPLRMAAISEEQWARSGALLGTMSYLPPIMGQMIASRVIRDLLGWA
- a CDS encoding ABC transporter permease subunit, with translation MSKQDTRILTEDQEAELLRPIDEHVGAIQKKIDALRVDGSNKVIALQSGIDTTKRDRTLTKGERANEIAAFEDELKAAKAVEAQNKPEVDRLIAEGTSYLKEHFKSDYYDAVAASCAAQKGQAKKDYQSKLAELAVEHKQNMAATSDSQETKEEKYVYKNRCYDAKLENERALQAIKERSHTAFSYQYHLIDLLRMSKFTVAESWAQKWENYRFTFNRRSFLLKNGLYIAIVLVFIVLSIITPYVKGTQLLTTQNILNIFQQASPRMFLALGVSGLILLAGTDLSIGRMVGMGMTTATIVMHQGVNTGSVFGHVFDLTGIPVIGRVLLALVLCIVFCTIFTSIAGFFSARFKMHPFIATMANMLIIFGLVTYATKGVSFGSIDPSIPNMVIPKIGAFPTIILWAVAAIVVVWFIWNKTTFGKNLYAVGGNAEAATASGISVIAVTLGAFMLAGVLYGFGSWLECIRMVGSGSAAYGQGWDMDAIAACVVGGVSFTGGIGKISGVCVGVIIFTALTYSLTILGIDTNLQFIFSGIIILVAVTLDCLKYVQKK
- a CDS encoding substrate-binding domain-containing protein translates to MSMDLSRRRFLQYCGLGVMGVAGTATLAGCGGSSDTSTDSGSSTDTSDATVANSEKPLVWFNRQPSNSSTGELDKDALNFNDKTYYVGFDANQGAELAGQMVLDYIKANADKIDRNGDGVIGYVLAIGDVGHNDSIARTRGTRKMLGTAVMKGDDIDSEAVGTNSDGSSSLVKDATLEIDGKTFTVRELASQEMKNSAGATWDAATAGNAISTWASSFGDQIDVIVSNNDGMGMSMFNAWGKDNEVPVFGYDANSDAVSAIAEGYGGTISQHADVQAYLTLRLLRNALDNVDINTGISIADDAGNKLSEDTYKYVEDERSYYSLNVAVTAENYKDYLDSTVTWKEVSNQLDASSSPEKKVWLDIYNSSDNFLGSTYQPLLEKYDDLLNLNVDYIAGDGQTEANITNRLGNPSEYDAFAINMVKTDNASSYTSLLS